In a single window of the Agrobacterium fabrum str. C58 genome:
- a CDS encoding invasion associated locus B family protein, which yields MFVRSVATAAAILLTSVGLASAQSPTRIQQFNAWGAYSYKSGNSTVCYVLSIPTSKEPASVDHGDIFFIVSQRPGQNISYEPQAMVGYTLKQGSKVNVTIDNKNFVMFTKDKAAWVENAAEEPALVAAMKGGKSMTVKAVSGRGTATSYSYSLSGISAAFKQIESCK from the coding sequence ATGTTTGTAAGAAGTGTAGCAACCGCAGCGGCCATTTTGCTGACCAGCGTCGGCTTAGCATCTGCACAGTCGCCCACGCGCATCCAGCAGTTCAATGCCTGGGGTGCCTATTCGTACAAATCGGGCAACAGCACCGTCTGCTACGTTCTTTCCATCCCCACCTCCAAGGAACCGGCAAGCGTTGACCACGGCGATATCTTCTTCATCGTCTCGCAGCGTCCTGGCCAGAACATCTCCTACGAGCCGCAGGCGATGGTTGGCTATACGCTGAAGCAGGGCTCCAAGGTCAATGTGACGATCGACAACAAGAACTTCGTCATGTTCACCAAGGACAAGGCTGCCTGGGTTGAAAACGCCGCTGAAGAGCCGGCTCTCGTCGCCGCCATGAAGGGCGGCAAGTCGATGACCGTAAAGGCGGTTTCCGGCCGCGGCACTGCGACGTCCTATTCCTATTCGCTGTCGGGCATTTCGGCTGCTTTCAAACAGATCGAGAGCTGCAAGTAA
- a CDS encoding 4a-hydroxytetrahydrobiopterin dehydratase, whose product MKYPRLEPDAIRQALSKLEGWSLREDGAAIVRSFKFSSFAEAFGFMAESALAAEKLNHHPEWSNVYSRVKVCLTTHDSQGVTERDFLLAEAMQKAAAGRGN is encoded by the coding sequence ATGAAATATCCCAGACTCGAACCGGACGCCATCCGGCAGGCATTGTCGAAACTCGAGGGCTGGTCGCTGCGTGAGGATGGGGCGGCGATCGTTCGCTCCTTCAAGTTTTCGAGTTTTGCCGAAGCCTTCGGTTTCATGGCCGAGTCTGCTCTTGCGGCGGAAAAGCTCAATCATCATCCGGAATGGTCAAACGTCTATTCGCGCGTGAAAGTCTGCCTTACCACCCATGATTCACAGGGTGTGACCGAGCGGGATTTCCTTCTGGCCGAAGCTATGCAGAAGGCGGCTGCGGGCCGGGGGAATTGA
- a CDS encoding ABC transporter permease, translating to MIGSIFPSFTNIRNAARLARREIRGGLRGFYIFLACISLGTGAIAAVNSVSRAVTSAIATEGQSILAGDVRFELRNREATAEERSYLDGLGTVAVSTGLRSMARLADGSEQTLTEVKAIDGAYPLFGTFVADPNRPLGELLAGSGDTYGAVAAPLLLERLGIKVGDEILLGNAKLRLTGTVVDEPDALSDGFGFAPRLVVSRDALFASGLIQTGSLVEHAYKIKLSDPAARATMTDAANKAFPQAGWSIRTSDRAAPSLTENVNRFSQFLTLVGLTALIVGGVGVANAVRAFLDSKRTTIASLKCLGAPASVVTMTYLFQIAFIAAVGIVIGLVVGAVAPLVAMRFLEGVLPVPEGLAFYPGALGLAALFGLLTTLAFAIVPLGQAREVPATALFREQGFEEGSWPSWPYLAATGLLLAALAALAIFSAEDRFIASVFLAAIAFAFVVLRLVASGVKAIAKRSPRVHSAALRLAIGNIHRPGALTPSVVLSLGLGLTLLVTLTLIDGNLRRELTDSLPEKAPNFFFVDIQGSEVQGFRDLVKREAPEGTLTEVPMLRGRIMALNGTDVTKMEVPPGGRWLLRGDRGITYSENRPENATLTEGTWWEPDYSGEPLVSFAAKEAGNLGLKIGDKVTVNVLGRSITAKIANLRNVEWESLSINFVMVFSPNTFRGAPHAWLATLADPSATASDEGRILRAVTNTYPTITSVRVKDALDVVNRLVGQLATAIRAAAAVALIASVLVLAGALAAGNRARTHDAVILKTLGGTRNLLIRAFSYEYMMLGLATAVFALFAGGVSAWFVVARIMKLPSSFLPDVAIGTLVIALVMTVGIGLIGTWRILGQKAAPVLRQAGE from the coding sequence ATGATCGGTTCCATTTTCCCGTCCTTTACCAACATCAGAAACGCCGCAAGGCTGGCCCGGCGTGAAATTCGTGGCGGTCTGCGCGGTTTTTATATTTTCCTCGCCTGTATCTCGCTGGGAACCGGCGCCATCGCCGCCGTCAACTCGGTGTCACGCGCGGTCACCAGCGCCATTGCCACCGAGGGCCAATCCATTCTGGCCGGGGACGTGCGTTTCGAACTGCGTAACAGGGAGGCGACGGCAGAAGAGCGGTCCTATCTCGACGGCCTCGGAACCGTCGCTGTTTCCACCGGACTGCGTTCCATGGCCCGCCTTGCCGACGGCTCCGAACAGACGCTGACGGAGGTGAAAGCCATTGACGGCGCCTATCCGCTCTTTGGCACCTTCGTCGCCGACCCAAATCGGCCACTCGGCGAGCTTCTGGCCGGCAGCGGCGATACCTATGGCGCCGTCGCAGCACCTCTTCTGCTGGAACGGCTTGGTATCAAGGTTGGTGATGAAATCCTGCTCGGCAATGCCAAGCTGAGATTGACCGGCACCGTGGTCGACGAGCCGGATGCGCTATCCGATGGTTTCGGTTTTGCCCCGAGGCTTGTCGTCAGCCGCGACGCCCTCTTCGCTTCGGGCCTCATCCAGACCGGCAGCCTCGTCGAACATGCCTACAAGATCAAGCTGAGCGACCCGGCGGCGCGGGCAACCATGACCGACGCAGCCAACAAGGCCTTTCCCCAGGCCGGCTGGTCCATTCGCACCAGCGACCGGGCAGCGCCCTCGCTTACCGAAAACGTCAACCGATTTTCGCAATTCCTCACGCTGGTGGGTCTCACCGCCCTTATCGTCGGCGGGGTCGGCGTCGCCAACGCCGTTCGCGCTTTCCTCGATTCCAAGCGCACCACGATCGCCTCGCTGAAATGCCTGGGCGCACCGGCCTCGGTGGTCACCATGACCTATCTCTTCCAGATCGCCTTCATTGCCGCCGTCGGTATTGTGATCGGTCTTGTGGTCGGCGCCGTCGCACCGCTTGTCGCCATGCGGTTTCTGGAAGGTGTGCTGCCGGTGCCGGAAGGGCTTGCCTTTTATCCCGGCGCGCTGGGTCTCGCGGCCCTGTTCGGCCTGTTGACGACGCTCGCCTTCGCCATTGTGCCGCTCGGGCAGGCGCGTGAAGTTCCGGCAACGGCACTTTTCCGCGAACAGGGTTTCGAAGAGGGCAGCTGGCCGTCCTGGCCCTATCTCGCCGCAACCGGCCTGCTTCTGGCGGCGCTCGCCGCACTCGCCATTTTTTCGGCGGAAGACCGTTTCATCGCCTCGGTGTTCCTTGCCGCAATCGCTTTTGCCTTCGTGGTGCTGCGGCTGGTGGCTTCGGGCGTCAAGGCCATCGCCAAACGCAGTCCGCGCGTTCATTCGGCCGCCCTTCGGCTGGCGATCGGCAATATTCACCGCCCCGGCGCGCTTACCCCCTCGGTCGTCCTATCCCTCGGCCTCGGCCTCACTTTGCTCGTCACGCTGACGCTGATCGACGGCAATCTGCGCCGCGAACTCACGGACAGCCTGCCGGAAAAGGCGCCGAATTTCTTCTTCGTGGATATTCAGGGCAGCGAAGTTCAGGGTTTCCGCGACCTCGTGAAGCGCGAAGCGCCCGAGGGAACCCTGACCGAAGTGCCGATGCTGCGCGGCCGTATCATGGCCCTGAACGGCACGGATGTGACGAAAATGGAGGTGCCGCCGGGAGGAAGATGGCTGTTGCGCGGTGACCGGGGCATAACCTATTCGGAAAATAGGCCCGAAAACGCGACGCTGACGGAGGGAACATGGTGGGAGCCAGACTACAGCGGCGAACCGCTGGTCTCTTTCGCAGCGAAAGAGGCGGGGAATCTGGGCCTCAAGATCGGTGATAAAGTCACCGTCAACGTGCTCGGCCGCAGCATCACTGCCAAGATCGCCAATCTGCGCAATGTCGAGTGGGAATCTCTCTCAATTAATTTCGTCATGGTGTTTTCTCCCAATACCTTCCGCGGCGCACCGCATGCCTGGCTTGCGACCCTTGCCGATCCTTCCGCAACCGCCAGCGACGAGGGCCGCATATTGCGCGCCGTCACCAACACCTACCCAACCATCACCAGCGTGCGCGTGAAGGACGCGCTTGATGTCGTCAACCGGCTGGTCGGCCAGCTCGCCACCGCCATCCGCGCGGCGGCGGCCGTTGCACTCATCGCATCCGTTCTGGTGCTCGCCGGCGCCCTCGCCGCCGGTAACCGCGCCCGAACCCATGACGCGGTTATCTTGAAAACACTGGGCGGCACACGAAACCTGCTCATCCGCGCTTTCTCATATGAATATATGATGCTCGGCCTCGCCACCGCCGTCTTCGCGCTGTTTGCCGGCGGCGTTTCCGCATGGTTCGTCGTTGCCCGCATCATGAAACTGCCGTCCAGCTTCCTGCCGGATGTGGCGATCGGCACGCTTGTCATTGCCCTCGTTATGACCGTTGGTATCGGTCTCATCGGTACGTGGCGGATCCTCGGGCAGAAGGCGGCGCCAGTTCTGCGGCAGGCGGGAGAATGA
- the thpR gene encoding RNA 2',3'-cyclic phosphodiesterase, whose amino-acid sequence MPRLFTALEIPRNAAMSLSLLRGGLPGARWIDVENYHITLRFIGDIDGRTADEVVDRLDRIERPEFQLNLTGIGSFGSKKPHSIWAGVSPSPEMHALQAEVERICQRIGLPPDPRKFMPHVTLARLRSSRVDDVVHYLSGRGNFRTSPFTVGRFVLMSSKESVGGGPYVVEEAFPLHEARSSSIFSSNDLHPAKSML is encoded by the coding sequence ATGCCGAGACTGTTTACCGCCCTCGAAATTCCGCGCAATGCGGCGATGAGCCTCTCATTGTTGCGCGGTGGTCTGCCGGGAGCCCGGTGGATCGATGTGGAGAATTATCACATAACCCTGCGGTTTATCGGTGACATCGACGGACGGACCGCCGATGAAGTCGTGGACAGGCTGGATCGGATCGAAAGACCGGAGTTCCAGCTCAATCTCACCGGCATTGGTTCCTTCGGCTCCAAGAAACCGCATTCCATCTGGGCGGGGGTTTCTCCCTCACCGGAAATGCATGCGCTGCAGGCGGAAGTCGAGCGAATTTGTCAGAGGATCGGCCTCCCACCCGATCCGCGCAAGTTCATGCCACATGTCACGCTGGCGCGGCTGCGCTCCTCGCGTGTGGATGATGTGGTGCATTATCTTTCCGGACGCGGCAACTTCCGCACCTCGCCCTTCACGGTCGGCCGTTTCGTGCTGATGTCGTCGAAGGAATCGGTGGGCGGCGGGCCGTATGTCGTCGAGGAGGCTTTCCCGCTTCACGAGGCGCGGTCCAGCTCCATCTTTTCGAGCAACGATCTGCATCCCGCCAAGAGCATGTTGTAG
- a CDS encoding arylesterase, whose amino-acid sequence MRFKAALFHFIVILAGAFSVASAVAQERTLQLVGLGDSLMAGYQLPPTDSYTAQLEAALKAKGINVAITNAGVSGDTSSGGLARAEWSVPDGTDGVILELGANDALRGIAPEQTEKNLDTIISGFQKRNIAVLLVGIMAPPNMGDDYAKRFNPIFPRLAEKYNLPLYPFFLDGVVTDDALKLEDKMHPNTKGVAVMVEKSLPAVESFIKTIGAQKK is encoded by the coding sequence ATGAGATTTAAAGCTGCCCTGTTTCACTTCATCGTCATTCTCGCGGGTGCCTTTTCCGTGGCTTCCGCGGTAGCTCAGGAGCGGACATTGCAACTGGTCGGCCTGGGCGACAGCCTGATGGCCGGGTATCAGCTTCCCCCCACCGACAGCTACACGGCACAGCTTGAAGCTGCATTGAAGGCGAAGGGCATCAATGTCGCGATCACGAACGCCGGTGTCTCCGGTGATACCTCCTCCGGGGGGCTCGCCCGGGCGGAATGGTCGGTTCCCGATGGAACCGACGGGGTCATTCTGGAGCTCGGCGCCAATGACGCGCTGCGGGGCATCGCGCCGGAACAGACGGAAAAGAACCTCGATACCATTATTTCCGGTTTCCAGAAACGCAACATAGCCGTGCTGCTGGTCGGCATTATGGCGCCGCCGAATATGGGTGACGATTACGCCAAGCGGTTCAACCCGATCTTTCCAAGGCTGGCTGAAAAATACAACCTGCCGCTTTATCCCTTCTTTCTCGATGGCGTCGTGACGGATGATGCCTTGAAGCTCGAGGACAAGATGCACCCCAATACCAAGGGGGTGGCGGTGATGGTGGAGAAATCTTTGCCGGCTGTTGAAAGCTTCATCAAGACAATCGGTGCGCAAAAAAAATAA
- a CDS encoding Bax inhibitor-1/YccA family protein, which yields MADFNNYQNRMAQTRAQSGAMIDEGLRAYMLKVYNLMALALVITGVAAFGFAMLATTTDPAAAVATLPNGKMLTSLGALVYASPLRWVVMLAPLGLVFFLSFRIQNMSVSAAQSTFWVYAALMGVSLSSIFLRYTEGSIVQTFFVTAASFGALSLYGYTTKKDLSGIGSFLIMGLFGLIIASIVNIFLGSGALQFAISAIGVLIFAGLTAYDTQKIKEMYFDADDVAVAGRKAIMGALTLYLDFINLFTFLLQFLGNRND from the coding sequence ATGGCTGACTTCAATAACTACCAGAACCGCATGGCGCAGACGCGTGCACAGTCTGGTGCGATGATCGATGAAGGTCTTCGCGCCTATATGCTGAAGGTTTACAACCTGATGGCGCTGGCTCTGGTCATCACCGGTGTCGCGGCGTTCGGCTTTGCCATGCTTGCCACGACAACTGATCCCGCCGCCGCGGTCGCAACGCTGCCGAATGGCAAGATGCTGACCTCCCTGGGTGCCCTTGTTTATGCGTCTCCGCTGCGCTGGGTCGTCATGCTGGCACCGCTCGGACTGGTCTTCTTCCTTAGCTTCCGCATTCAGAACATGAGCGTTTCCGCCGCTCAGTCGACCTTCTGGGTTTATGCCGCTCTGATGGGCGTGTCGTTGTCCTCGATCTTTCTCAGATATACTGAAGGAAGCATCGTACAGACGTTCTTCGTGACCGCTGCTTCGTTCGGCGCACTCTCGCTTTACGGTTATACGACGAAGAAGGACCTTTCCGGCATCGGTTCGTTCCTGATCATGGGTCTGTTCGGCCTCATCATCGCCTCCATCGTCAATATTTTCCTTGGTTCCGGCGCCCTGCAGTTCGCGATTTCGGCGATCGGCGTACTGATCTTCGCAGGCCTGACCGCCTATGACACGCAGAAGATCAAGGAAATGTATTTCGATGCCGACGATGTCGCCGTGGCTGGCCGCAAGGCTATCATGGGTGCACTGACGCTCTATCTCGACTTCATCAACCTCTTCACCTTCCTGCTGCAGTTCCTCGGTAACCGCAACGACTAA
- a CDS encoding DUF1223 domain-containing protein, with the protein MPLKFPLSICLLGTFLVTSAQAQEAVKGVVELFTSQGCASCPPADEALRKMIQKGDVVGLSYHVDYWNYLGWTDSLASKENTERQYGYMRALGRNGVYTPQAILNGRDHVKGADVRGIYDRLDAFKREGQGLNVPVSSKFAGDEVEIDIGAGNGKADVVVAYFTREQTVDVQKGENQGKKMSYWHSVYDVQTVGMWDGSPMTVKLPASVVAKVKKGGCAVLLQTANASGDPAAIVGASILLGNETQ; encoded by the coding sequence ATGCCGCTGAAATTCCCCCTGTCGATATGTCTTCTCGGCACGTTCCTTGTCACCTCCGCGCAGGCGCAGGAGGCCGTGAAAGGCGTCGTCGAATTGTTCACATCACAGGGATGCGCCTCCTGCCCGCCGGCGGATGAGGCCCTGCGCAAGATGATCCAGAAGGGTGATGTCGTCGGTCTTTCCTACCATGTCGATTATTGGAACTATCTCGGCTGGACAGATTCGTTGGCATCGAAGGAAAATACCGAACGGCAATATGGTTACATGCGCGCACTCGGCCGCAACGGGGTCTATACGCCGCAAGCCATTCTGAATGGTCGCGACCACGTCAAGGGTGCGGATGTCCGCGGGATTTACGACAGGCTCGATGCTTTCAAACGCGAAGGCCAGGGGCTGAACGTGCCGGTCTCGTCGAAATTTGCCGGTGACGAGGTGGAGATCGATATTGGCGCGGGCAATGGCAAGGCCGATGTCGTGGTCGCCTATTTCACGCGCGAGCAGACGGTAGATGTGCAGAAAGGCGAGAACCAGGGCAAAAAAATGTCCTACTGGCATAGCGTCTATGATGTGCAGACGGTCGGGATGTGGGATGGCTCACCGATGACGGTGAAGCTTCCGGCAAGCGTCGTGGCCAAGGTGAAAAAGGGTGGCTGTGCCGTGCTGTTGCAGACGGCCAATGCCAGCGGCGATCCGGCGGCTATCGTCGGCGCAAGTATTCTGCTGGGGAATGAAACACAGTAA
- a CDS encoding YkvA family protein, producing the protein MDDVKIGEILLPGETDKQRERENVVRAKFWPKLKRVMTKVPFARDAAAAYYCAIDRDTPLRAKGIILAALAYFIMPIDAVPDMLAVVGFTDDIAVITAALAMIRAHIKMEHYEAADAMLKRQQEAG; encoded by the coding sequence ATGGATGATGTGAAAATCGGTGAAATTCTTCTGCCGGGTGAAACCGACAAGCAGCGGGAGCGTGAGAATGTCGTGCGCGCCAAATTCTGGCCCAAGCTGAAGCGGGTTATGACGAAGGTTCCCTTCGCGCGCGACGCGGCGGCGGCCTATTATTGCGCGATCGACCGTGACACGCCGTTGCGCGCGAAGGGTATTATTCTGGCTGCCCTTGCCTATTTCATCATGCCCATCGATGCAGTGCCGGACATGCTGGCGGTCGTCGGTTTTACCGATGATATCGCGGTCATCACCGCGGCGCTCGCCATGATCCGCGCCCATATCAAGATGGAACATTATGAGGCGGCTGACGCCATGCTGAAGCGACAGCAGGAAGCCGGGTAA
- a CDS encoding ABC transporter ATP-binding protein: MTKSIIKLKKADLTLGNAAASVHVLKNIDLSIDEGEAVGIVGPSGSGKSTLLMVLAGLERLDSGEIVIADTQLHKLGEDALADFRGRNIGIVFQSFHLIANMTALENVAVPLELANTPNPFEIAKRELVAVGLGERLNHYPGQLSGGEQQRVAIARALAPSPAVLIADEPTGNLDTDTGKQIADLLFAKQAERGMTMVLVTHDPSLAARCSRQIKVRSGEIEGDSARPQMARAVSA, encoded by the coding sequence GTGACGAAAAGCATCATAAAGCTGAAGAAGGCCGACCTCACCCTCGGTAACGCCGCCGCCTCCGTTCACGTTCTCAAGAACATCGATCTTTCCATCGACGAAGGGGAAGCGGTCGGTATCGTCGGCCCTTCCGGTTCGGGAAAATCGACTTTGCTGATGGTGCTTGCCGGTCTGGAGCGGCTCGATAGCGGCGAAATCGTCATTGCGGATACGCAACTGCACAAGCTCGGCGAAGATGCGCTGGCGGATTTTCGCGGCCGGAATATCGGTATCGTTTTCCAGTCCTTCCACCTCATCGCCAATATGACGGCGCTGGAGAATGTGGCGGTCCCGCTGGAATTGGCCAATACCCCCAATCCCTTCGAGATCGCCAAGCGCGAACTCGTCGCCGTCGGTCTCGGTGAACGTCTCAACCACTATCCCGGTCAGCTTTCCGGCGGAGAGCAGCAGCGTGTCGCCATCGCCCGCGCGCTTGCCCCCTCACCGGCCGTGCTGATCGCCGACGAACCAACCGGCAATCTCGATACCGATACCGGAAAACAGATCGCCGACCTTCTGTTTGCCAAACAGGCCGAGCGCGGCATGACCATGGTGCTCGTCACCCATGATCCGTCGCTCGCCGCCCGCTGCTCGCGCCAGATCAAGGTGCGTTCCGGCGAGATCGAGGGCGATAGCGCCCGACCGCAGATGGCACGGGCAGTATCGGCATGA
- a CDS encoding low molecular weight protein-tyrosine-phosphatase, which yields MKHITVLFVCMGNICRSPLAEGVLTDLADGEGVSDRITVDSAGTGGWHTGDAPDPRSIAMARRHGIDISRQRARQVTRADFEAFDLILAMDENNLANLLQLSPEKYRHKIHLFMDYAAGHPENVPDPYYGAEDGFLDVYNMLLAGCRSLLEKMELDRAS from the coding sequence ATGAAACATATCACCGTTCTTTTCGTCTGCATGGGCAATATCTGCCGCTCGCCGCTTGCCGAAGGGGTTTTGACTGACCTTGCCGATGGTGAAGGCGTGTCCGACCGGATCACCGTTGATTCCGCCGGCACCGGCGGCTGGCATACGGGCGACGCACCCGATCCGCGATCTATCGCCATGGCGCGGCGACACGGCATCGATATTTCCCGACAACGGGCAAGACAGGTGACGCGGGCTGATTTTGAGGCCTTCGACCTCATCCTCGCCATGGACGAAAACAATCTGGCGAACCTGCTTCAACTGAGCCCGGAAAAATACCGGCACAAAATCCATCTCTTCATGGATTATGCCGCAGGCCACCCGGAGAACGTCCCCGATCCCTATTACGGGGCCGAGGACGGGTTCCTTGATGTCTACAACATGCTCTTGGCGGGATGCAGATCGTTGCTCGAAAAGATGGAGCTGGACCGCGCCTCGTGA
- a CDS encoding DUF2794 domain-containing protein: MTDQPDVQRVQTASRDNSTVIDLREYKTNKDPLPVTFHRRELDAILRIYGRMVGEGEWRDYAIDHLKEKAVFSVFKRSGEMPLYRIEKNPKLATKQGAYCVVNVDGRILKRGHELPQVLKVFDKVLKLIE; encoded by the coding sequence ATGACCGATCAACCGGATGTGCAGCGGGTGCAGACCGCTTCACGCGACAATTCCACCGTTATCGATCTCCGTGAATATAAGACGAACAAGGACCCTTTGCCGGTCACTTTTCACCGTCGCGAGCTGGATGCGATTCTGCGTATCTACGGCCGCATGGTGGGCGAGGGAGAATGGCGTGACTACGCCATCGACCACCTGAAGGAGAAGGCGGTGTTTTCCGTCTTTAAACGTTCGGGTGAAATGCCGCTTTACAGAATCGAGAAGAACCCCAAGCTGGCGACGAAACAGGGCGCCTATTGCGTGGTGAATGTGGATGGCCGCATTCTCAAGCGCGGCCATGAGCTGCCGCAGGTTCTCAAGGTTTTCGACAAGGTTCTGAAGCTTATCGAGTGA